The stretch of DNA CGCACTCTTTCGTTGTTCCTCGGGCTTCGACTTGAACGATGTGAGTACCGTACAACTTAGCCTTGTATTCAAGGAGTGTAATGAACTGCCGCCACGCCGCATCCTGCTTGCTCCGGGCGTTGTGCGACTGCTCAAGCATTCCCTTTACCTCCAAGTCTTCAACGAACACCGCGTCGTACTCGCGGACGAGTCACCTCGTTATCTTGTGCTGGTAGTCCAGAACCTTCCGCTTGATATGACGCTTCACCTTCGCCACTTCCCGGCGTTGTTTCTCGTAGTTGTTCGACCCCTTCTCCTTGCGTGAGAGTTCGCGTTGCTCACGCTGAAGACGCTCGTACGCGTCTTCGAGGTCGAGCCAATCCACGGTCTTCCCATCGCTGGTGTGGACGTAGTTGAGGATGCCGAGGTCGATACCGACGCTATTGCTCGCGTCCAAAGAGTTCACGTCGGGTTTCTCGGGTAGGTTGGCGTCGTCGGTTTCCAATCCGAAGGAGACGAACCACTCGCCGGTCGTCTCCTTCTTGAACGTGACTTCTTTAATCGTGGCACGGTCGGGAATCGGTCGGTGGTAGCGGATTTTCACCCATCCGATTTTACTGAAGCGGACGTAAGCGAACCTGTCACAGCCCCCCTTTTCATCGAGGTCGAAACCGCTCTGGTTGTACGTCACACTTCGGTAGTCGGTGGGTGCTTGTCGCTTGAGCCGACCGACGTTGTATCCCTTCTCTTTCTTTTTGCGAAGGTTTGAGAGATTGCGGTGGAAACGTGCGACCGTGGCTTGCGCGGCCTTCGAGTGTAGTTCCGCGAACACAGGCCATTTACGCTTCCACTCAGGGAGTTTGTTGTTCTGGTCGTACTCACTCGGTTTGTCGTCTTCGGGACTGTTCGTGTAATCCCATCGGACGTGGTTGTACAGTTGGCGATGAACGTTGAGATGGCGTTGCAGTCCTTCCGCTACCTCTTGTGTCGGATAGGCGTGGTAGCGGTGACTGTGTTCCATCACTGTCTTGTGATTATAGATATGTTGAGTTAATGGTTTGTACCACGAGTTGTCGGCTTCATCCCCGAGGTCAAGCCTCGGGGTATTCGCCTTGTCCCCGGATAAACATTCGACAGTTGATTCGTGTCCATACTCGTTGCCCGGTACCGAGACGCACAGTTCCGTCGACGGAGTTTCCGGAGTCGGTGCCGGTCCACGCCGCCGCCGCTCCGGGTGACACAAGACCTATCGGTGGAGCCACCCTGTCTCGGCCATGACCGTCGACGTGGACTTCGGTTCGGACGGCCTCGTCCCCGCCGTCGCACAGGACGCCGACTCCGGCGAGGTGTTGATGTTGGCGTACGCTTCGCCCGAGGCGCTCGAACGCACCCGCGAGACGGGGCGTGCCCACTACTACTCCCGGAGTCGGGACGAACTCTGGGCGAAGGGGGCGACGAGCGGCCACGTCCAGCGTGTTCGGGAGGTGCGCGTGGACTGCGACGGCGACGCGCTCCTCTATCTCGTCGACCAGGAGGGTGGCGCCTGCCACACCGGATACCGCTCCTGTTTCTACCGGACTGCCGAGGGGGAGACGGTCGGTGACCGCGTCTTCGACCCCGACGAGGTGTACGCCGACGAATGAGCGACGCGGCGAATCACGTCGACCGACTTCGGACGGCGCGGGCCGAACTGGCCGACGCTCGCGACGCCGTCGCCGACCACGGTGAGGCGCGGCTGACGGCGGTCCGGGACGCCCACCGCGAGGCCACGAGCCTCCTCGACCGCTACGAGGGCACGGCGACCGGCACCGGCGACTTTCGCGCGTTCGTCGAGTTCCAGGAGTCGTTCGTCGAACTCGTCGAGGGACTTCCCGACGACCTGCCGGCCCGCGAGGCGTTCGAGGCGGCGAACGACCTGCTCGATCAACGCCGCCTCGACGTGGACGATTTCGCACGGGCGCGTGACCGCCTGCAACCGGCGGCGGACCACGCCGCACTACTCGAAGAGCGGGCGACCGCCGAGGAGCGCTACGAGATGGCCCGCCGCGACGCCCGCAAGCGCCTGCGGGAACTCGACGATCGAATCGACCGGTTGGAGCGCCTGCAGCGACTCGGGGAGGCCGACCTCGACGCCCCCGTCGAACGGCTCCGCGACCCCGTCGACTCCTACGACGCCGCGGTGCGCGAGGCGTGGACGGACTTCCGGCGCGAGGCGAGCGCCCGCGAGACCCTCCGCGTCGTCCAAGCGAGCGAGGCGTACCCGCTCGCGGCCTTCCCGCAGCCCCCCGACGACCTGCGGGAGTACGTCGTGTCGTATCCGGCCGGTGAGGAGCCGATCCCGACGCTTCTGGAATACGCCGACTACTCGACTTCGAAGCTCTCTCACTACGTCGACGACCCCGGCGCGCTCCGGACACGCGTCGCGACTCACCGCACGTATCTCGAACGGCTGGACGCCGACCCACTGACGGTGTCGTGGCCGCCGCCGTCGGCCGAACGGCTCCGGTATCGCGCGACCGAACTCGTCTCCGTCGTCGGCCGCTTCGCACCCGAAGACGTGATCGCCGAGGCGCGCCGCCTCCGTCGCCTGCCCGCCGAAGTGGACTACGAACGCCTGCGCGAGACGGCGCTCGCTCGCGACGAACTGACCGACGACGAACGGGACCGGCTGGAACGGGGCGCGGTCGAGGCGGAACTGACCGCCGCCCGCGACGAACACGAGCGGATCGAGACGGCGCTCGCGGGGACCGAGGACGCCTAACGCGCGGTTTCGAGGTGGTCGCGCAGGTCGGTCACGAGACCCCGTGCTCGATCGGCGGTTCGGGCCTCGGCGTAGATGCGAACCTTCGGTTCGGTGCCGCTGGGGCGGACGAGCAGCCACGCGTCGCCGTAGTCGAGGCGGTAGCCGTCGGTCGTATCGAGCGCCGCGTCGGCGCCGTTGGCGTACGCCGCCGCCGCGTCGAGGAGACGGGCGCGTTCGTCGTCGTCGTCGTACGCGATGTTCTCCCGGACGAAGTGGTAGTCGGCGTAGGGGGCGACCACCTCGCTCGCCGGTGGGTCGGCGGCGGCGAGCAGTTCGAGGAACTTCGCGCCGACGTAGGCGCCGTCGCGGGTCAGGCGATACCCGGGGAAGAACACCCCGCCGTTGCCCTCGCCGGCGATGGGCACGCGGTCGCCCGCGCGGCGGCGCTCCCGTACCCGGGTGACGATGTACGTCGACCCGATGGGCGTGAGGTCGAGTGTCGCGTCCGCCGCGCCGACGGCGTCGACCAGACGCTGGGAGACGTTGACCGCGGCCACGACGACGTCGCCGCCGCCGAGTTCGGCGGCCGCGAGCGCCGCGAGGGACGTGTCGCCGTCGATGGCGTCGCCGCGCTCGTCGACGAAGACGGCCCGGTCGGCGTCGCCGTCGTGGGCGATTCCCACGTCGGCGTCGGTCGAGCGGACGAGCCGGCGGAGGGCGGTCAGGTTCTCGGCGACCGGCTCGGGGTCGCGGCCGGGGAAGTGCCCGTCCGGCTCCGCGTTGACCGTGTGGACCGTACAGCCGAGTTCGCGGAAGAAGGCGGGCGATATCGTACAGCCGGCGCCGTGGCCCGGATCGACCGCGACGGTCAGGTCGGCGGCCGCGACGGCCTCGCGGTCGACACCCGTTAGCAGGTCCGCGCGGTAGTCGTCGCCGACGCCGTCGATCCGGCGGGTCGATCCCACGCCGTCCCAGCGGGCGAGCGGCGTCTCGGCGCCCACCACCGCCCGCTCCACCCGTTCGTACGCGTCCACGGAGAGTTCGGTCCCGTCGGTGCCGAGGAGTTTGATGCCGTTGTACTCGGGGGGGTTGTGCGAGGCGGTGAGGACGAGGGCGGGGACGCCCTCCCTCGCGCAGTAGTACGCGACGCCGGGCGTCGGAAGCACCCCCAGTCGGTCCACGTCGGCGCCGGCGGCGGCGAGGGTGCCGGCGGCCACGTCGGCGAAGGGCGCCCCCGAGAGGCGGGTGTCGCGGGCGACGGCGACCCGGTCGGCGTCCCAGACCGCCGCGGCGGCCGCGGCGACCCGCCGAACGCGTTCGGGTGTGAACTCCTCGCCGACGACGCCGCGCGTACCGCTCGAACCGAACAGTTCCATCGAGAGAGGGTCGTCGGGCGGGGCACAAATCCGTTGTGTCTGGCTCGGCACTCACTCCCGGATCGGTCGGTCTTTACGCCACCGCACCGTCGTCCCCGGCATGACGCAGTTTCCGACCTTCGAGGTGATCCCCGCCGTCGACATGCAGGACGGCGAGGTGGTACAACTGGTGCAGGGGGAGCGTGGTACGGAGACACGCTACGGCGACCCCGTCGAGGCCGCCGAGCGGTGGGTCGAGGCCGGAGCGCGGACGCTCCACCTGGTCGACCTCGACGGCGCCTTCGAGGGCGAGCGTGCCAACGCGTCGGCGGTCGAGGCCATCGTCGACGCGGTGGACGTGCCGATCCAGCTCGGCGGCGGCATCCGGACCGCCGCGGACGCCCGCTCCCTGCTGGATCGGGGCGTCGACCGCGTGATCCTCGGGACGGCGGCCGTCGAGGACCCCGACATCGTGGCCGAGATCAGCGATCGGCGACCGGGGAGCGTCGTCGTGAGCCTCGACGCCAAGGGCGACGAGGTGGTCGTCTCCGGGTGGACCGAGGGGACCGGACTGGACCCCGTCGAAGCCGCGGCACGGTACGAAGCTCTGGGCGCCGGCGGCATCCTGTTCACCGACGTGGACGTGGAGGGGCAACTGGCGGGCGTGCGGGCCGAACGGATCGACCGTCTCGCCGACGCGGTGTCGATTCCGGTGATCGCCAGCGGCGGCGTCGCCACGCTCTCGGACGTGCGAGCGTGTCGGGAGGCCGGCGCCGCGGCCGTCGTCGTCGGCACCGCGCTGTACGAGGGAGCCTTTAGCCTCGCCGAGGCGATGGACGCCTGATCTCGGCCCGCACCGACGTAGGGGAACGACTTTATTTATCAGCGACAACAGTTATACAAATGACGTACGAGTACACGGGCGACGCTCACCGGCGACTCGTCGACGCCTACCGAGCGGACGAACCGCCCTTTCCCACGGACGATTCGCGGGACTACCCACGCCGTGATTTCCTGCGCGACGAGCCACGCCACCTCAGACGGCTCCTGTTTCCGCGGTGCTGGAACGGGACGGACCTACTGGACGACCCCGCCGAAACCCGCGACCGTCTGGCCCGACTCGGCACGTGCGTTCTGAAAGGGACCGCTGCCTATTCCGATCGTGACGCGGCCGACCTGACCGGCCTCGTCGACGAGACGCTCGATCGCTTACTGGAGATTCGGGACACGCTCAAGCGGGACGTCGAGGCCGCGTACAAGGGCGACCCCGCGGCGAAGAGCTACTGTGAGATCATCCGGTCGTATCCCGGCTTTCAGGCCATCCTGACCCATCGGGTCGCACACGCCCTCTACGAGGAGGAACAGTTCCAGTACGCACGCGAACTCGCCGAGTACGCGAAAAGCGAGACGGGGATCGACATCCATCCCGGGGCGGAGATCGGCGATCACTTCTTCGTCGACCACGGGACCGGGGTCGTCGTCGGCGAGACGGCTACCGTCGGCAACTGGGTCCGGATCTACCAGAACGTCACCCTCGGCGCCCTCCACTTCGAGGAGGAAGAGGGCGAGGAACACATGCTGGCGAAGGGGAACAAACGCCACCCCGACATCGGCGACCACGTCGTCATCGGGGCCGGCAGCAACGTCCTCGGTCCGGTCGACATCGGTGACCACGTGAGCATCGGCGCGAACTCCTGGGTGACCGACGACGTGCCGCCCAACACGAGCGTCTTCATCTCCGATCACCCCGATCAGAAGCGGAAGCCGAACGGGTAGCCGGCGGCCGAGTGCCGCATCGCCGCGGCCCTCCCCCCAAAACCGACTTACGCACGCCCCGCGAGGGTCGCGTATGGACCGCACGGCCGCCCGCACCCGCGAAACCGCGGAGACGACCATCGACCTGACCCTCGACGTGGACGGCGAGGGCGACGCCCGCGTCGGCACCGGCGTCGGCTTCTTCGATCACATGCTGGAGTCCTTTGCCAGCCACGGCCTCTTCGACCTGACCGTCGACTGCGACGGCGACTTGGAGATCGACGACCACCACACCGTCGAGGACGTAGCGCTCGTCCTCGGCGCGGCGTTCGACGACGCCCTCGGCGACAAGCGGGGCATCCGCCGCTTCGCCGACCGGCGCGTCCCCCTCGACGAAGCCGTCGCCTCGGTGGTGGTAGACGTGAGCGGCCGCCCCCTCTTTCGCTTCGACGGCGCGTTCTCCCAAGAGCGCGTCGGCGAGTTCACGAGCGTCATGGCCCGACACTTCGCGCGCTCGCTGGCGATGCAGGCGGGGCTCACGCTCCACGTCGAAGTGAGCGGGGAGAACGCCCACCACGAGGTGGAGGCGCTGTTCAAAGCGCTCGCGCGCACCCTCGACGACGCCACCCGAATCGACGACCGGCGCTCGGACACGCCGAGCACGAAGGGCGAGCTCTGACATCCTCCCACGACTGAAGTCGTGGGGTTCCACGGTCACAGACCGTCCCCACGACGGAGAGGTTCCCCACTCGCGTCGTTCGGTGGGGTTGTGGGCCGTGCCAGTCCGGCCCCCGACTCGGATAGCGGGCCTCATCTACCGCCGCGCTGGCGTGCATATCCTTCCCCGAGACTCGGTAGTACAATCGACGATACGAGCCGTCCTAGTTGTTTCGGCTGTTGTCGGATTCATCCCACGGCTGAAGCCGTGGGCTTTCTCCTTGAACCGCTGTAACGTTCAACTACTGTCGTACTCCCTTTCGACACTCGTCGTTAGTTATTTCGGCGTCGCCGACGAGGGAGCGAGCATGCAGGCGTTCGACAGGCTCGACAGCGACACCTCGAAGCTCGTGGTGCTGTACCTCGGGCGCGTCGGCGACGCGACGCCGGCCACCATCGCCGACCGGCTCCGACTGCCGCTGCTGACGACTCTCGCGACCGTTCGCTACCTAGTCGAGGAGGGGCTCGTCCGCCGGCTGGACGGCTCGGATCGGGTCGTCCTGGCCGAGGCGGCGCGGGCGCGACGTGACCGCCGGCCGCGGCTCGTTTAGTCCAGGACGGCCTCGTTCACGACGTACGGCGGTACCTCCCCCGCGAGCGCTGCCGCGACGTTCCGGGCGGCTTTCTCTCGGAGTTCGACCACGCTCTCCGCGGAGTTGTAGGCGGCGTGGGGCGTGAGGATCACGTCGTCGAGACCGAGCAGCGGTGAGTCCGCGTCCGGTGGCTCCTCCGCGAGCACGTCGAGACCGGCGCCCGCGACCCCACCCACCCGGATCGCGTCGGCGAGGGCGTCCTCGTCGACGATGCCGCCGCGGGCGGTGTTGAGCAGGAACGCCGTCTCCTTCATCGTCGCCAGTTCGTCGGCGCCGATCAGCCCCTCCGTCGCGGGGGTGAGGGGCGCGTGGATCGAGACGGCGTCGGACTCGGCGAGCAGTTCCGCGCGGTCGTCGACGAGCGTCACCGAGTCCGGCACCTCGTCCGGGTCGACGTAGGGGTCGTTGGCGATCACGTCCATGCCGAGCGCCGCCGCCTTCTCGCCGACTGTGCGCGCGATGTCGCCGTAGGCGATCAGGCCGAGCGTCGATCCGTCGAGGCGACGCATCGTCCGCCCGGCGGTCACGTCCCACTCGCCCGCCCGCACCCGGTCGTTGTAGTCGACGACCTTGCGCGTCAGTGCGAGCAGGAGGGCGATGGTGTGATCGGAGACCTCCGGGATGCAGTAGTCGGGCACGTTCGTCACGTAGACGCCGCGCTCCGTGGCGGCGTCGAGGTCGACGGTGTCGAAGCCGATGCCGGTGCGGGAGACGACCCGACAGTTCGGCACCGAATCGAGCAGGTCGGCGTCGACGTCGGCGTACATCGCGATGATCCCGTCCGGGTCGGCGTCGGCGAGGACGGTTTCGAGCGGTTCGTCACGCGACTCGGCGTCGATCAACTCGGCGTCGACGTCGGCGAGAATCCCGCGCTCGATGTCGAGGTCACCGAAGGTGTGGTCAGTGAAGACGACGGTATCGGCCATGCTCGCGGGCACGGCCGAGCGGATGGTAAAAGGTTCGGGTGGTTCGTAGCCGAGGCTATATCAACCGTCCCGGTCAAACCCCGACGAATGTTCGACGAGATCATACAGAGAATTTAGAACTTACCTCTGAAATCAAGATTGAAGTGACAGTAGATCAAAAGGCATGGTATGTCGAGGCAGACCCCACGACATAAATTCGCCCGCGCCCTTGAGTGCTTGGTCGACAGCCACGAAACAGGAGAGGTAATCGACGACGACTTTCGGGCGCTCATTGAAATGTGCGCCGCCTATGACGACAAATCGTATGTCCAGAAAAACGACGACGAGGGACGAACCTTCGATTACGCCGACATATTGGATGTGACCCCTCGCGAATTGCCTCGACCACCGAACGAAGAGACAAAAAGTAGTCTGACGCTACGAAACTATCTTGACCGACTACGTCGCATGGCCGCCGAGGAGGAGGTGGCCCTCACCGATCACTCTGCCGAAAACTTCAATCAACTGCTTCGGTCTCTTGAATTAGGCACGGCACCGTGGGTGAAGGACGAAGGACTGACTAACAACACCGTTCGGACGTATCAAACGGCAGTGCGGGCGTTTCTGAAGGTACATGATGATATTTGCGACCGTGAAGAAATTGAAATGTACGCCCCCGAAGAAACGCCTGTCGACGTTGACGACATGTTTACGAAAGAGGAGATCGAGGCACTCCGCGAGGCGACCGATTCACCTCGTAACCGTGCCCTCCTTGAAATGCTCATTTCGACAGGGCAACGCCTCCACGCGATTCAGTCCTTGAAAGTTAAGCATGTTGATATAAATGAAGGGACATTTCGGCTGAATTCTGAGGCGACGGACGGATTGAAAGGTGCGGATTCACGATCACGTAAACGACCATTACTTGGAGCAAAAGAACCCGTCCGTCAGTGGCTTCAGTACCACCCCTGCCGTGACGACGACGACTTTCGGGAGTCGTATTTGTTTACCGCCGAGGATTTGACGACGGTCGACGACCATGGAGAAATGTTGTCGGAGGCAACGATTCGATATCATCTGAAGAAGATTCGCGAGCGGGCAGGGATCGACAAACGCCTCCATGCCCATCGTTGTCGACATTATTTCGTAACGGTCTGCAAGCGAGAATACGACATGGACAACGATACGATCAAGGCGCTCATCGGCCATGACCCCGAATCCCGCGTCATGGAGACGACGTATCAGCATCTATCTATGGATGACCACATTCAGGAGGCCGAGGAGAAAATGGGTATCCGCGAGGGGGATGATACGTCCTCGTTGACGCCGAATTTCTGTAATGTCTGCAATACTCGCTTAAACGACGATGACCGACGTTGTCCTGCTTGCGGCACCGAATACGCCCCTGATGCCAAAGATGCCCGTGAGACGATTGAGGAGTTACTATACGAAGCCAAAGGCGCGGCTGAAACCGAGGAGGAGGAGATTTCAGTCGACGAGGTTCGCCGATTCATCAAGGCAAACCCATGGGTGATCGAGGAGTTGGATATAGAGGGCGTGGATGCCCCCTAACGATGTTGCTACCCCGCCTTCGCGGTAGGAGAACGGTCATCCTCGGCGCTATATCCGCCGTCCTCCTTGTTGATCGCCAACAGCTGTTTCGCAATCGGTTTGGCGGGAGAGTCGGTCTTGACGAGGCGACGACAGTGTTCGGCTACGTCTTTGGGAAGTTGTCTTTCAGGCATGGTAGCAGGGCGTATGCCCTGAAATTGATTGTCAATAGCCGTCTCCTATATGTGATAGAATATTCTCATTATATATGTTTTGTAGATGAGCCAACTTACATAATCTAATTTATGTAAATTCTATCTTAATACAGCGTGTCCGACGCCGCCCCCTTGCTACTGCGGTGACGGGCGGCGTTAGCGGCACCCACCTAATCGTAGGATAACCGCCCCTTGCACGGGCGTGCGCCCGCCTATTACTCCGGGGACGTTAATGTTGATTTGAAGGGTGGATTAACCACGGTCATGTTGGTCACCGAGGAGTTGATGACCGAGGAGTTGATCGACCGTGGAGTTAATTATCTCCACAGTTGGATCACCCCACTGTTGCATTAACATTATAGTACTACAAACGCTGTCACGCACGCGGGCGAGGCAGTCGCCCCCGCCGACGGTGTCAATCAGGACGGCGAAGCGGGTTGTGTAGGAGACAACCCCACCCTTCGAGGGGGGAGACGGCGTCTCCTATGAGGCTCGCGTCGCCGCCAGAGTCACACACTCGCAAGTAAGACCACTTCTCAACAACTCCTTGGCCCCTCCCTATGGGTAGTATCCTATCTCCGAAAACAGTCGCGCCAGACGCCTACATATGCCCTTTGTTGTGCTATTCAAGCCGTGAAAAAATACCACAAGGTCGTGAGCGGCCTCACAATCCATTTCTCGACCTCCCCACCAGTAAGTAGGGTCATATCAACTCAACTAAACCGCTTAGAGACTAAATTGAGTGGTTGACAATCCCGTTCGCGGCGATTGACCGAACCCCACCCCCTGCACGCAGAGCAACCCCCATACTGGGTATATGTTGACTGGGTGGTAACCACAACGCCCATGATAGTCCACGTCGATTCAAAAATAAGCCCTGACGAGGAGTCTTGATATGGCAGACGAATTCGATAGAATCATGGAGAAGTTCGAGGGGAGTCCGAGCCAGCAGGCGGTGATCCGACTCCTGCTCGAACGGGGCTTCTCCGTCAACGACGAGGGACGGGTCGTCTCCGGCGGTATCGAGATTCCCAACACGGGGATCGCCCGCGAGATCGACGTGGACCGCCGCGTCGTCGACTCGACGACCGACGCCATCCTCGACGACCCCGAACTCCGGCGTATCTTCCAGAACATCACCGCCATCCCCAGCCTGATGGATCTCGCGCCGGTTCTCGACCTCTCCGTGCTGACGGTCTGGGTCGACGACGAGACGGAGTCCGGCATCGTCGCCGACGTGACGGCCGCCGTCGCGAACCGGGATATCTCCATCCGGCAGGTCATCAGCGAGGACCCCGAGTTCGTCGACGACCCCAAACTGTACGTCATCACCGACGCCGCCCTCCCCGGCGACCTGTTGGTCGAGATTCGCGACCTGCCGTACGTCCGCCGGGTCGAGTTCTGATGAGCGAGGCGTATCGCACCGTCGCGGAGCGGGCCCAGGCCGACTTCGAGGTGAAGGGCTCGGAGTTCATCGGTCACGTCGCACCCGCCGATTCGGTCGACGCCGCCGAGGCGTTCGTCGCCGAGGTGCGCGAGGCGTACGCCGACGCCACGCACAACGTGCCCGCCTACCGCGTTCCGGCGGGCGAGGAGATGCTTCGCGAGTGGTCGAGCGACGACGGCGAACCCACCGGCTCGGCGGGGAAGCCCGCGCTGAACGTCCTCGTCCAGCGTGACCTGCACAACGTCGTGGCGGTCGTCACCCGCTACTACGGCGGCGTCAACCTCGGCGTCGGCGGATTGGCGCGGGCGTACGCCAGGGGCGTGAGCGACGCGGTGGCGGCGGCGGGCGAAGTCGAGGAACGCCCCCACGAGCGGTTCACGGCCACCGTCGACTACGACGACTCCGGCACCGTTCGCGGTATCCTCGAGAGCGTGGGCGTCGAGTTCGACGCCGCCTACGAGGCGCGGGTGACCTTCGAGGTGCGCGTCCCCGTCGCCGACGCGGACGGCGTCCGTGACCGCCTCCGGAGCGCGACCGGCGGGCGGGTCGACCTGTCATAGCTCCGGAGCGGTCCACCGGTCGGTTTCGGCGGAGATCCGTCCGACAGCGTCGGGCTCCCGTCGTCCCATCCCCGACGCGAACGGGAGGGGTTCCGAGGCCGATTTCGTGTGCACTATCGAGCCGTATAGAGCGTTTGGGTGGTCGGTTTCGGTCGAGATTTTCTCGACCACATACCGGCCGTCGTCGGGCGGTTTTCGACTCGAAAGGGAGGGGTTACTTCGTCCGGAAGGCGCGGTCGCCCGCGTCGCCCAGACCGGGGACGATGAAGCCGTTTTCGTCGAGGTGGTCGTCGATAGCGACGGTCAGGAGGTCGGCCTCGGGGACGGCGTCGCCAACCCGGAGGAGGCCGTCGGGGGCGCTGACCGCCGAGAGGACGAAGAGGTTCTCGGGGTCGGCGTCTTCCAGCACGTGGTCCAAGACGGCACACATCGTCGATCCGGTGGCGAGCATCGGATCGGCGACGATGACGGTGTCCATCTCCCGGATTTCGGGCAGTTTCACGTAGTCGACGGTGATCGGGAACTCGCCGTCCTCGTTCATGCCGGCCTCTTCGTCGCGGCCGGCGCTGATGACGCCCTGTTTGGCGCGGGGGAAGGCCTTCAACAGCCCCTCGACGAACGGCGTCGCCGCGCGGAGGACGTTGATGATCACCACGTCGTCCAGTCCCTTCACCCGCTCGCCGGTGGTTTCGGCCATCGGCGTCTCGATGGCGACGTACTCGGTGTCCATCGCGCCGTCGATGATCTCGTAGCCACAGATGCGGCCGAGTTTCACCAACCCCTTCCGGAAGGCCACCTGCTCGGTCTCCACGTCCCGAATCTTCGAGAGCGTGTCCTTGGCGAGTGCGTGCGTGACGAGATACGCCTCCTCTCGATCCTCGATTGTCATACACGCTACTCCGCGAGTCGAGGGTAATAAAACGCGCTATCGCCGCGGTCGGAACGCGGCCGCGCCCGTCCGCCTCACCGCGTCACGACGTACGTCACCGCCATCAACAGGAGCGCGAGCGAGGCGACGTTCCAGACGGTGAAGCCGACGAGGCCGACGAAGTCGAGCCCCCGGACGATGCCGGCCGCGAACGCCGAGGAGAGAACGAGGTTCATCACGAAAAGTACGCGCGGATCGCCCTGCGAGGCCATGCTCGGTGGTGGTTCGGGCGGCCACTTAACCCTGTCTCGGGGAGTTTATGTGGCGACCGGCCCCTCCCTACTGGTATGAGTGAGGACGAGGGGGCGACGGGCCGGGAGATCTGGATCGAGAAGTACCGTCCGGAGACCCTCGACGACGTGAAAGGACAGGACGACATCGTCGACCGCCTGCGGAGCTACATCGCACAGGACGACCTGCCGCACCTCCTGTTTTCCGGCCCGGCCGGGGTCGGCAAGTGCGTGACGGGCGAGACGCCGGTCCTGACGAACCGTGGTGTCGAGCGAATCGGTGACGTCGTCGGTGAGGGAGACGGGTTCGAAGACCCGGACGCGGGGTTGGAAGTGCTGACGTTCCGTGACGACGGCTCGTTCGAATTCACGACGCCGTCGCACGTCTTCGGAAAGACGACGGATGACCTCGTCCGTGTCACGACGCGGGACGGAAACGACCTGACCGTGACGCCGGAACACAGACTCCTGACCGTGGATCACGACGGATTGGAGTGGGTGCGTGCCGGCAACCTCACCGCCGGCACCCGCGTCGTCCGTCCCCGCCGAATGCCGCTCCCCGAGGGCGACGGTCACCTCGACTGGATGGACGCGATGGACGGTGACCGGACCCTCGTTCACGTCACGGAGGCGTTCGCCGCCGATCACGACATCCCGGCCGAGGAGAACTACGTCGGCAAAAAGAAGCGCGTGGTCGCCGGCTTCCGGCGTGGGGAGTCGGTCGCCGATATCGCGGACGCCGCCGACACGACGAAAAAGACCGTCCGGTCGTACCGCCGGACGCTCGACGTTTCGCCGGACGAACCGAGCACCGTCTGCTCGCTGTCGTACCTCCGCAGCCTCGACGTCCCCCGCGACGAACTGCGCACGCACGTCACCGCCGTCCAGTACGTCACCCGAAACAACCGGCGGTCCGAGCCGATCACGCCACCGTGGGAACTCACGCCGGCGCTGGCGTCTTTCGTCGGGCTGGCCGTGAGCGAGGCCCAAATCGACGG from Haloplanus salinus encodes:
- the hisI gene encoding phosphoribosyl-AMP cyclohydrolase, which produces MTVDVDFGSDGLVPAVAQDADSGEVLMLAYASPEALERTRETGRAHYYSRSRDELWAKGATSGHVQRVREVRVDCDGDALLYLVDQEGGACHTGYRSCFYRTAEGETVGDRVFDPDEVYADE
- a CDS encoding DUF7118 family protein, producing MSDAANHVDRLRTARAELADARDAVADHGEARLTAVRDAHREATSLLDRYEGTATGTGDFRAFVEFQESFVELVEGLPDDLPAREAFEAANDLLDQRRLDVDDFARARDRLQPAADHAALLEERATAEERYEMARRDARKRLRELDDRIDRLERLQRLGEADLDAPVERLRDPVDSYDAAVREAWTDFRREASARETLRVVQASEAYPLAAFPQPPDDLREYVVSYPAGEEPIPTLLEYADYSTSKLSHYVDDPGALRTRVATHRTYLERLDADPLTVSWPPPSAERLRYRATELVSVVGRFAPEDVIAEARRLRRLPAEVDYERLRETALARDELTDDERDRLERGAVEAELTAARDEHERIETALAGTEDA
- the glmM gene encoding phosphoglucosamine mutase, with translation MELFGSSGTRGVVGEEFTPERVRRVAAAAAAVWDADRVAVARDTRLSGAPFADVAAGTLAAAGADVDRLGVLPTPGVAYYCAREGVPALVLTASHNPPEYNGIKLLGTDGTELSVDAYERVERAVVGAETPLARWDGVGSTRRIDGVGDDYRADLLTGVDREAVAAADLTVAVDPGHGAGCTISPAFFRELGCTVHTVNAEPDGHFPGRDPEPVAENLTALRRLVRSTDADVGIAHDGDADRAVFVDERGDAIDGDTSLAALAAAELGGGDVVVAAVNVSQRLVDAVGAADATLDLTPIGSTYIVTRVRERRRAGDRVPIAGEGNGGVFFPGYRLTRDGAYVGAKFLELLAAADPPASEVVAPYADYHFVRENIAYDDDDERARLLDAAAAYANGADAALDTTDGYRLDYGDAWLLVRPSGTEPKVRIYAEARTADRARGLVTDLRDHLETAR
- the hisA gene encoding 1-(5-phosphoribosyl)-5-[(5-phosphoribosylamino)methylideneamino]imidazole-4-carboxamide isomerase; the protein is MTQFPTFEVIPAVDMQDGEVVQLVQGERGTETRYGDPVEAAERWVEAGARTLHLVDLDGAFEGERANASAVEAIVDAVDVPIQLGGGIRTAADARSLLDRGVDRVILGTAAVEDPDIVAEISDRRPGSVVVSLDAKGDEVVVSGWTEGTGLDPVEAAARYEALGAGGILFTDVDVEGQLAGVRAERIDRLADAVSIPVIASGGVATLSDVRACREAGAAAVVVGTALYEGAFSLAEAMDA
- the epsC gene encoding serine O-acetyltransferase EpsC yields the protein MTYEYTGDAHRRLVDAYRADEPPFPTDDSRDYPRRDFLRDEPRHLRRLLFPRCWNGTDLLDDPAETRDRLARLGTCVLKGTAAYSDRDAADLTGLVDETLDRLLEIRDTLKRDVEAAYKGDPAAKSYCEIIRSYPGFQAILTHRVAHALYEEEQFQYARELAEYAKSETGIDIHPGAEIGDHFFVDHGTGVVVGETATVGNWVRIYQNVTLGALHFEEEEGEEHMLAKGNKRHPDIGDHVVIGAGSNVLGPVDIGDHVSIGANSWVTDDVPPNTSVFISDHPDQKRKPNG
- the hisB gene encoding imidazoleglycerol-phosphate dehydratase HisB, with the protein product MDRTAARTRETAETTIDLTLDVDGEGDARVGTGVGFFDHMLESFASHGLFDLTVDCDGDLEIDDHHTVEDVALVLGAAFDDALGDKRGIRRFADRRVPLDEAVASVVVDVSGRPLFRFDGAFSQERVGEFTSVMARHFARSLAMQAGLTLHVEVSGENAHHEVEALFKALARTLDDATRIDDRRSDTPSTKGEL